From the genome of Variovorax sp. RA8, one region includes:
- a CDS encoding efflux RND transporter permease subunit, translating to MSMVSLALRRPYTFIVMAMLIVLATPFVLARMATDIFPDINIPVLSIIWNYGGLPAQEMGQRIAGQTERGLTTTVSDIEHIESQSLAGVSVIKIFFQPTANIETAIAQTVASVQTQVRQLPPGITPPLVIKYSASSIPVIQLALSSSERPENSLFDSAINQLRPQLITIPGVAIPFPYGGKNRVISVDLDTQALQARGLSPADVVNAVNAQNLILPSGTAKFGATEYSVKMNGSPEVLAGLNDLPVRTANGATTYLRDVAYVRDGFQPQTNIVRQDGVRGVLLSVIKNGSASTLDIVANLRALLPVAQQGMPADIKVTPLFDQSLFVKAAVQGVVLEAIIAALLTAAMVLIFLGNWRSTLIIAATIPLSILVSILALYALGETLNLMTLGGLALSVGILVDQAIVTIENIERHLHMGTPLNEAIMVGAGEIGPAAFVSTLCICIVFVPMFFLSGVARFLFVPLAEAVVFAMLASYILSRTLVPTLVMLMMGRAHAQHAHGGAAGNAKPSLLQRVYRSFDRRFERVRRAYTLVLSALLSKRGSFIALFLGFCLLSCLLYPVLGRDFFPGVDAGQIRLHMRAPTGTRIEETARLADEVEAAIRELVPKDQLETILDNLGVPNSGINLSYSNAGTIGTLDGEILLSLRDGHRPTEEFISLLRAELPRRFPGIEFFFQPADIVTQILNFGLPAAIDVQFSGSDLAGNAQHAAALVKAIRKIPGAVDAHVHQRLDGPSLSLQMDRTRLQQVGLTAQNVGQNVLIALSGSSQTAPAFWLNPQNGVVYNVAVQTPQYKVDSLDALLNIPVGGQGAAAGPPQLLGNLVEAQPARQPSVVSRYNISPVIDVYVSVQGTDLASVAGEVRKLVDEVRPRLSRGSQVAIRGQVETMQSSFLGLGVGLAMAIVLVYLLIVVTFQSWLDAAIIITALPAALAGIAWMLFLTGTTLSVPALTGAIMTMGVATANSILLVSFARDRLAAGVPPLSAALEAGATRIRPVLMTALAMIIGMVPMALGVGEGAEQNAPLGRAVIGGLLFATVSTLFFVPAVYAGIHSRMAHRKARQAESSAPPQGVPQES from the coding sequence GTGTCCATGGTTTCGCTGGCTCTGCGCCGCCCCTACACCTTCATCGTGATGGCGATGCTGATCGTGCTGGCCACGCCCTTCGTGCTGGCACGCATGGCGACCGATATCTTCCCGGACATCAACATCCCGGTGCTCAGCATCATCTGGAACTACGGCGGCCTGCCGGCGCAGGAGATGGGGCAGCGCATCGCGGGCCAGACCGAGCGCGGCCTCACCACCACGGTGAGCGACATCGAGCATATCGAGTCGCAGTCGCTGGCCGGGGTGAGCGTGATCAAGATCTTCTTCCAGCCCACGGCCAACATCGAGACCGCGATCGCCCAGACCGTCGCCTCGGTGCAGACCCAGGTGCGCCAGCTGCCGCCGGGCATCACGCCGCCGCTGGTGATCAAGTACTCGGCCTCCAGCATCCCGGTGATCCAGCTGGCGCTGTCGAGCAGCGAGCGGCCGGAGAACTCGCTCTTCGACTCGGCCATCAACCAGCTGCGGCCGCAGCTCATCACCATTCCCGGCGTCGCCATCCCCTTCCCCTACGGGGGCAAGAACCGCGTGATCTCGGTGGACCTCGACACCCAGGCCCTGCAGGCGCGCGGGCTCTCGCCGGCCGACGTGGTGAACGCGGTGAATGCGCAGAACCTGATCCTGCCCTCGGGCACCGCCAAGTTCGGCGCCACCGAGTACAGCGTGAAGATGAACGGCTCGCCGGAGGTGCTGGCCGGCCTGAACGACCTGCCGGTGCGCACGGCCAACGGGGCCACCACCTACCTGCGCGACGTGGCCTACGTGCGCGACGGCTTCCAGCCGCAGACCAACATCGTGCGGCAGGACGGCGTGCGCGGCGTGCTGCTGTCGGTGATCAAGAACGGCAGCGCGTCGACGCTGGACATCGTCGCCAACCTGCGCGCCCTGCTGCCCGTGGCGCAGCAGGGCATGCCGGCGGACATCAAGGTCACGCCGCTGTTCGACCAGTCGCTGTTCGTCAAGGCGGCCGTGCAGGGGGTGGTGCTCGAGGCCATCATCGCGGCCCTGCTGACCGCCGCGATGGTGCTGATCTTCCTGGGCAACTGGCGCAGCACGCTGATCATCGCGGCGACGATCCCGCTGTCGATCCTGGTCTCGATCCTGGCGCTCTACGCCCTCGGCGAGACGCTCAACCTCATGACGCTGGGCGGGCTCGCGCTCTCGGTCGGCATCCTGGTCGACCAGGCGATCGTGACCATCGAGAACATCGAGCGCCACCTGCACATGGGCACGCCGCTCAACGAGGCGATCATGGTGGGCGCCGGCGAGATCGGACCGGCGGCCTTCGTCTCCACGCTGTGCATCTGCATCGTGTTCGTGCCGATGTTCTTCCTCTCGGGCGTGGCGCGCTTCCTGTTCGTGCCGCTGGCCGAGGCGGTGGTGTTCGCGATGCTGGCCTCCTACATCCTGTCGCGCACGCTGGTGCCGACGCTGGTCATGCTGATGATGGGTCGAGCGCACGCGCAACACGCGCACGGCGGCGCCGCCGGCAACGCCAAGCCCAGCCTGCTGCAGCGGGTCTACCGCAGCTTCGACCGGCGCTTCGAGCGCGTGCGGCGCGCCTACACGCTGGTGCTGTCGGCGCTGCTGTCGAAGCGCGGCAGCTTCATCGCCCTCTTCCTCGGCTTCTGCCTCCTGTCCTGCCTGCTGTATCCGGTGCTGGGCCGCGACTTCTTCCCTGGCGTGGACGCGGGCCAGATCCGCCTGCACATGCGCGCGCCCACCGGCACCCGGATCGAGGAGACGGCGCGGCTGGCCGACGAGGTGGAAGCGGCGATCCGCGAGCTGGTGCCGAAGGACCAGCTCGAGACCATCCTCGACAACCTGGGCGTGCCCAACAGCGGCATCAACCTCTCGTACAGCAATGCCGGCACCATCGGCACGCTGGACGGCGAGATCCTGCTCTCCCTGCGCGACGGCCACCGGCCGACCGAAGAGTTCATCTCGCTGCTGCGGGCAGAGCTGCCCCGGCGCTTCCCCGGCATCGAGTTCTTCTTCCAGCCCGCGGACATCGTCACGCAGATCCTCAACTTCGGCCTGCCCGCGGCCATCGACGTGCAGTTCAGCGGCAGCGATCTGGCCGGCAATGCGCAGCATGCCGCGGCACTGGTCAAGGCCATCCGCAAGATTCCCGGCGCCGTCGATGCCCACGTGCACCAGCGGCTGGACGGGCCCAGCCTCAGCCTGCAGATGGACCGCACGCGGCTGCAGCAGGTCGGGCTCACGGCGCAGAACGTCGGCCAGAACGTGCTGATCGCGCTGTCGGGCAGCTCGCAGACGGCACCGGCCTTCTGGCTCAATCCGCAGAACGGCGTGGTCTACAACGTCGCGGTGCAGACGCCCCAGTACAAGGTCGACTCGCTCGATGCGCTGCTCAACATCCCGGTGGGCGGCCAGGGCGCCGCGGCCGGGCCGCCGCAGCTGCTGGGCAACCTGGTCGAGGCGCAGCCCGCGCGGCAGCCCTCGGTGGTCTCGCGCTACAACATCTCGCCGGTGATCGACGTGTACGTCAGCGTGCAGGGCACCGACCTCGCCAGTGTCGCGGGGGAGGTCAGGAAGCTCGTCGACGAAGTGCGGCCCAGGCTCTCGCGCGGCAGCCAGGTCGCAATCCGCGGCCAGGTGGAGACCATGCAGTCGTCCTTTCTCGGGCTGGGCGTCGGGCTCGCGATGGCGATCGTGCTGGTGTACCTGCTGATCGTGGTCACCTTCCAGTCCTGGCTGGACGCCGCGATCATCATCACCGCCCTGCCCGCGGCGCTGGCCGGCATCGCCTGGATGCTGTTCCTCACCGGCACCACGCTGAGCGTGCCGGCGCTGACCGGCGCGATCATGACCATGGGCGTGGCCACTGCGAACAGCATCCTGCTGGTGTCCTTCGCGCGCGACCGGCTGGCCGCCGGCGTGCCGCCCCTGTCGGCCGCGCTGGAGGCCGGCGCTACCCGCATCCGGCCGGTGCTGATGACGGCGCTCGCGATGATCATCGGCATGGTCCCGATGGCGCTGGGCGTGGGCGAAGGCGCCGAGCAGAACGCGCCGCTGGGCCGCGCCGTCATCGGCGGCCTGCTGTTCGCGACCGTCTCCACCCTCTTCTTCGTGCCGGCCGTGTATGCCGGCATCCACAGCCGCATGGCCCATCGCAAGGCGCGCCAGGCCGAATCGTCCGCGCCGCCGCAGGGCGTGCCCCAGGAGAGTTGA
- a CDS encoding efflux RND transporter periplasmic adaptor subunit, with protein MTEQRHAALAIHPIAADEQGEHHELLRRRQIVRRMRIAVLIVLVLLAIGAARTMFVRMANARALEASSTELAKQYVKTVLPQTAAAGQTLALPGTLQGFVQAPISARASGYLKRWTKDIGSQVQKGELLAEIETPEIDQQLSQAIAARQQAASSLELAKSTVARWENLRKKDVVSQQDLDERRSGLAQATANVAAADANVQRLRQTEGFKRIVAPFAGVVTRRNVDVGDLIDAGGSRPLFLLAQTDPLRVYINVPQAYAQLVKAGQPVVVTQAELRGQRFKGEVARTSGAIDTATRMMQVEVALPNREGLLLPGAYVQVSLPLAASRALSIPANTLLFRPEGTRVATVDAEGRVRLRSVNLGRNYGETVEVLDGIAANDRLILNPADSLAEGDVVAVAKEPA; from the coding sequence ATGACGGAGCAACGCCACGCGGCATTGGCCATCCATCCGATCGCCGCCGACGAGCAAGGCGAACATCACGAGCTGCTGCGGCGGCGCCAGATCGTGCGCCGCATGCGCATCGCCGTCCTCATCGTCCTGGTGCTGCTGGCCATCGGCGCGGCGCGCACGATGTTCGTGCGCATGGCCAATGCGCGGGCGCTCGAGGCCTCCTCCACCGAGCTCGCGAAGCAGTACGTCAAGACCGTGCTGCCGCAGACGGCCGCGGCCGGCCAGACGCTGGCGCTGCCGGGCACGCTGCAGGGCTTCGTGCAGGCGCCGATCTCGGCGCGTGCCAGCGGCTACCTCAAGCGCTGGACGAAGGACATCGGCAGCCAGGTGCAGAAGGGCGAGCTGCTGGCCGAGATCGAGACCCCGGAGATCGACCAGCAGCTCTCGCAGGCCATTGCCGCGCGGCAGCAGGCCGCATCGAGCCTGGAGCTCGCGAAGAGCACGGTGGCGCGCTGGGAGAACCTGCGCAAGAAGGACGTGGTGTCTCAGCAGGACCTGGACGAGCGGCGCAGCGGCCTCGCGCAGGCCACTGCCAACGTGGCCGCGGCGGATGCCAACGTGCAGCGGCTGCGCCAGACCGAGGGCTTCAAGCGCATCGTCGCGCCCTTTGCCGGCGTGGTCACACGGCGCAACGTCGATGTGGGCGACCTGATCGACGCCGGCGGCAGCCGGCCGCTGTTCCTGCTCGCGCAGACCGATCCGCTGCGCGTGTACATCAACGTGCCGCAGGCCTATGCGCAGCTGGTCAAGGCCGGCCAGCCGGTGGTGGTGACGCAGGCCGAGCTGCGCGGCCAGCGCTTCAAGGGCGAGGTGGCGCGCACCTCCGGCGCCATCGACACGGCCACGCGGATGATGCAGGTCGAAGTCGCACTGCCGAACCGCGAGGGCCTGCTCCTGCCGGGCGCCTACGTGCAGGTCTCGCTGCCGCTCGCGGCAAGCCGCGCGCTCAGCATCCCGGCTAACACGCTGCTGTTCCGCCCCGAGGGCACGCGGGTCGCCACGGTCGATGCCGAGGGGCGCGTGCGCCTGCGCAGCGTCAACCTGGGTCGCAACTACGGCGAGACGGTGGAGGTGCTGGATGGCATCGCCGCGAACGATCGGCTGATCCTCAATCCGGCGGACTCGCTGGCCGAGGGGGATGTCGTGGCGGTGGCCAAGGAACCCGCGTGA
- a CDS encoding efflux transporter outer membrane subunit, with amino-acid sequence MSVRLRPWAVVAGALLLAACAAGPDYRAPQVEVPVSWQLEAPWRVAAPSDALDKGPWWQRYGDSELDRLQQQALRNSPTLTLAGARLAQARAALAAADAARYPQLGLGARAARLKISANRPLTNYGAQNFSTVQNDFALSLNASYELDLAGRVQRSVEGATASAEQSGADLENTRLLLTTDLASAYFNLRATDIELDVLSRSIALQRRALELVTARHDLGAVSGLDVAQQQALLDSTLAQVDVLRKQRFQYEHALATLSGTPAPSFALAPDLRPIVPPAIPLGVPSEVLERRPDVASAERAMAAANAQIGVATAAFYPSVVLAPMAGVDSRLIESLFDAPSLLWSVGVSATQVLFDGGRVRANVDFAQAGHEATVANYRRVVLTAMQEAQDGITGLAALDRAVTQSLAAVSSARRVLDMATSRYEGGASTYLDVISAQQSLLTAERQAAQLQGQRLLISVFLVKALGGDWCGVAPGGADSAADARTGCPAPLRRVAGMR; translated from the coding sequence GTGAGCGTGCGGCTGCGTCCCTGGGCGGTCGTGGCCGGTGCGCTGCTGCTCGCGGCCTGCGCCGCCGGCCCGGACTACCGCGCGCCGCAAGTCGAGGTGCCGGTGAGCTGGCAGCTCGAGGCGCCCTGGCGCGTGGCCGCGCCCAGCGATGCGCTCGACAAGGGGCCCTGGTGGCAGCGCTACGGCGATTCCGAGCTCGATCGCCTGCAGCAGCAGGCGCTGCGCAACAGCCCCACGCTGACACTCGCGGGCGCGCGGCTCGCGCAGGCTCGCGCGGCGTTGGCAGCGGCCGACGCCGCACGCTATCCGCAGCTGGGCCTGGGCGCACGCGCGGCACGGTTGAAGATCTCCGCCAACCGCCCGCTCACGAACTACGGGGCGCAGAACTTCTCGACGGTGCAGAACGACTTCGCGCTCTCGCTCAATGCCAGCTACGAGCTGGACCTCGCGGGCCGCGTGCAGCGCTCGGTCGAGGGCGCGACCGCCTCCGCCGAGCAGTCGGGGGCCGACCTGGAAAACACGCGGCTGCTGCTCACCACCGACCTCGCCTCGGCCTACTTCAACCTGCGCGCGACCGACATCGAGCTCGACGTGCTGTCGCGCTCGATCGCCCTGCAGCGCCGCGCGCTGGAACTGGTGACGGCGCGCCACGACCTCGGCGCCGTCTCGGGGCTGGACGTGGCGCAACAGCAGGCGCTGCTGGACAGCACGCTGGCGCAGGTGGACGTGCTGAGGAAGCAGCGCTTCCAGTACGAGCATGCCCTCGCCACGCTCAGCGGCACGCCGGCACCGAGCTTTGCGCTGGCGCCGGACCTGCGCCCCATCGTGCCGCCGGCCATCCCGCTCGGCGTGCCCTCGGAGGTGCTGGAGCGCCGGCCGGACGTCGCCTCGGCGGAGCGCGCCATGGCAGCGGCCAACGCGCAGATCGGCGTCGCCACCGCTGCCTTCTATCCCAGTGTGGTGCTGGCGCCGATGGCGGGCGTGGACAGCCGCCTGATCGAAAGCCTGTTCGATGCGCCGAGCCTGCTGTGGTCGGTGGGCGTCTCGGCCACGCAAGTGCTGTTCGACGGCGGGCGCGTGCGCGCCAACGTGGACTTTGCGCAGGCCGGGCATGAGGCCACGGTCGCCAACTACCGGCGCGTGGTGCTGACGGCAATGCAGGAGGCGCAGGACGGCATCACCGGCCTGGCCGCGCTGGACCGCGCGGTGACGCAGTCGCTCGCCGCCGTCTCTTCGGCGCGCCGCGTGCTGGACATGGCGACCAGCCGCTACGAGGGCGGTGCTTCGACCTACCTCGACGTGATCAGCGCGCAGCAGTCGCTGCTGACCGCCGAGCGCCAGGCCGCGCAGCTGCAGGGCCAGCGCCTGCTGATCTCGGTATTTCTCGTGAAGGCCCTGGGCGGCGACTGGTGCGGCGTCGCGCCAGGCGGTGCCGACAGCGCGGCCGACGCTAGAACAGGCTGCCCTGCCCCGCTGCGCCGGGTGGCCGGAATGCGCTGA
- a CDS encoding PA0069 family radical SAM protein, producing the protein MPDAFIPIHAIKGRGAATRLPHRFERDARDAFDDGWGTLEEGSAEPLPPLQTEVRFEDVKSVLSENDSPDIHFDRSINPYRGCEHGCIYCFARPTHSYLNLSPGLDFETKLIAKRNIVEVLRAELGRRSYRPQNLAIGTATDCYQPIERELGLTRSVIELLQEVRHPFGLVTKSSAVERDLDLIAPMAAQHLAAVYVTITTLDGELARKLEPRAAAPHRRLRTVRTLAEAGVPVGVSVAPQIPFVTEDMEKVLEAAWEAGARSAFYTVIRLPWEVAPLFKQWLELHYPQRAARIMARIHEMRGGKDYDADFGTRMVGSGLWAELIRQRFEKAAQRLGFNRERIALDLSAFRPPGAAGQGSLF; encoded by the coding sequence ATGCCCGATGCTTTCATTCCCATCCACGCGATCAAGGGCCGCGGCGCGGCGACCCGGCTGCCCCACCGATTCGAGCGCGACGCGCGCGACGCCTTCGACGACGGCTGGGGCACGCTCGAGGAAGGTTCCGCCGAGCCGCTCCCGCCCCTGCAGACCGAGGTGCGCTTCGAGGACGTGAAGTCGGTGCTGAGCGAGAACGACTCGCCCGACATCCACTTCGATCGCTCGATCAATCCCTACCGCGGCTGCGAGCACGGCTGCATCTACTGCTTCGCACGGCCGACCCACAGCTACCTGAACCTCTCGCCCGGCCTGGACTTCGAGACCAAGCTGATCGCCAAGCGCAACATCGTGGAGGTGCTGCGCGCCGAGCTGGGGCGGCGCAGTTACCGGCCCCAAAACCTGGCGATCGGCACCGCGACCGACTGCTACCAGCCCATCGAGCGCGAGCTGGGTCTCACCCGCTCGGTGATCGAGTTGCTCCAGGAGGTGCGCCATCCGTTCGGCCTGGTGACCAAGTCCAGTGCCGTCGAGCGTGACCTGGACCTGATAGCGCCGATGGCCGCGCAGCATCTTGCGGCAGTCTACGTCACCATCACCACGCTCGACGGCGAGCTGGCACGCAAGCTGGAGCCACGCGCCGCCGCGCCGCACCGGCGGCTGCGCACGGTGCGCACGCTGGCCGAGGCCGGGGTGCCCGTGGGCGTGAGCGTGGCACCGCAGATTCCCTTCGTCACCGAGGACATGGAGAAGGTGCTGGAGGCCGCATGGGAGGCCGGCGCGCGCAGCGCCTTCTACACGGTGATCCGCCTGCCCTGGGAAGTCGCGCCGCTGTTCAAGCAGTGGCTGGAGCTGCACTACCCTCAGCGCGCCGCGCGCATCATGGCGCGCATCCACGAGATGCGCGGCGGCAAGGACTACGACGCCGACTTCGGCACGCGCATGGTCGGCAGCGGCCTGTGGGCCGAGCTGATCCGCCAGCGCTTCGAGAAGGCGGCGCAGCGCCTGGGCTTCAACCGCGAGCGCATCGCGCTCGACCTCAGCGCATTCCGGCCACCCGGCGCAGCGGGGCAGGGCAGCCTGTTCTAG
- a CDS encoding glutathione S-transferase, which yields MAVAKPVLTISSRNYGAWALRGWLMCKLAGLDFVEKVIPPDDPAMKAEMLLLSSSMLVPSLQHGRVKVWDTLAIGEYLHEIKPKAGLLPADIQARAHCRAICGEMHSGFASMRGALPMNIKARFPGFKIWSRAQTDIDRVVEIWRECLKGYDGPFLFGRQPCMADAMYAPVVTRFMTYDVALDKPCAAYARRIAELPAMQEWIAAAKLEPEEIDELDAEF from the coding sequence ATGGCCGTCGCCAAACCCGTTCTCACCATCAGCAGCAGGAACTACGGTGCCTGGGCACTGCGCGGCTGGCTGATGTGCAAGCTGGCGGGGCTGGACTTCGTCGAGAAGGTGATACCGCCCGACGACCCGGCCATGAAGGCCGAGATGCTGCTGCTCTCGTCGTCGATGCTCGTGCCTTCGCTGCAGCACGGCCGCGTGAAGGTGTGGGACACGCTGGCGATCGGCGAGTACCTGCACGAGATCAAGCCAAAGGCGGGACTGCTGCCGGCCGACATCCAGGCCCGCGCCCATTGCCGCGCCATCTGCGGCGAGATGCACTCGGGCTTCGCTTCGATGCGCGGCGCGCTGCCGATGAACATCAAGGCCCGCTTCCCGGGCTTCAAGATCTGGTCGCGTGCGCAGACCGACATCGACCGCGTGGTCGAGATCTGGCGCGAATGCCTCAAGGGCTACGACGGGCCCTTCCTTTTCGGCAGGCAGCCCTGCATGGCCGATGCGATGTATGCGCCCGTGGTCACGCGCTTCATGACCTACGACGTCGCGCTCGACAAGCCCTGCGCGGCCTATGCCAGGCGGATCGCCGAGCTGCCCGCGATGCAGGAATGGATCGCCGCGGCGAAGCTGGAGCCCGAGGAGATCGACGAGCTCGACGCGGAGTTCTAG
- a CDS encoding polyhydroxyalkanoate depolymerase, with product MLYRAYQTSADLLSPSRLAAQYVGSSLWRQDSDRSAMRRVAAAMEVYSRLRLTHTHPPYGIRSVMVGDEEVAVHEEVVLSAPFGTLLRFRKDTPLVHPPVLLAAPLSGHFATLLRETVRTLLGDHDVYLTDWHNARDVPLWHGGFGLDDYTLQIIAFLEAIGPGVHMVAVCQPCVAALAATALMAEDDNPASPRSLSLMAGPVDCRINPTAVNKLANERPIGWFERNLISRVPWPHAGCMRRVYPGFLQLTAFMSMNPERHKQQFQKLFEHLVEGELDKAAVIRDFYDEYLAVNDLPAEFYLETVERVFQTYDLARGVLTVGERKVDPAAIRRTALLTVEGERDDICAIGQTVAAQELCTSVRPYLKVHHLQAGVGHYGVFSGSKWNTQIYPRVREMIHTAAELH from the coding sequence ATGTTGTACCGGGCCTACCAGACCAGCGCCGACCTGCTCTCGCCGTCACGGCTCGCGGCACAGTACGTCGGCAGCTCGCTGTGGCGACAGGACTCGGACCGCAGCGCCATGCGGCGCGTCGCAGCTGCCATGGAGGTCTACTCGCGCCTGCGGCTCACGCACACGCACCCGCCCTATGGCATCCGCAGCGTCATGGTCGGCGACGAAGAGGTCGCGGTGCACGAGGAGGTCGTCCTGAGCGCCCCTTTCGGCACCCTGCTGCGGTTCCGCAAGGACACCCCCCTGGTGCATCCGCCGGTCCTGCTGGCCGCACCACTTTCGGGCCACTTCGCCACCCTGCTGCGCGAAACCGTACGCACCCTTCTGGGCGACCACGACGTCTACCTGACCGATTGGCACAACGCGCGCGACGTGCCGCTGTGGCATGGCGGCTTCGGGCTGGACGACTACACGCTGCAGATCATCGCCTTCCTGGAGGCCATCGGCCCCGGCGTGCACATGGTGGCGGTCTGCCAGCCCTGCGTGGCCGCATTGGCGGCGACCGCGCTGATGGCGGAGGACGACAACCCTGCCTCGCCGCGCAGCCTCAGCCTGATGGCCGGGCCGGTGGACTGCCGCATCAACCCGACGGCCGTCAACAAGCTCGCGAACGAGCGCCCCATCGGCTGGTTCGAGCGCAACCTGATCAGCCGCGTGCCCTGGCCCCATGCAGGCTGCATGCGGCGCGTGTACCCCGGCTTCCTGCAGCTCACCGCCTTCATGAGCATGAACCCGGAGCGCCACAAGCAGCAGTTCCAGAAGCTCTTCGAGCACCTGGTCGAAGGCGAGCTCGACAAGGCCGCCGTGATCCGCGACTTCTACGACGAGTACCTGGCGGTGAACGACCTGCCGGCCGAGTTCTACCTGGAAACGGTGGAGCGCGTCTTCCAGACCTACGACCTGGCGCGCGGCGTGCTCACCGTGGGCGAGCGCAAGGTCGATCCCGCCGCGATCCGCCGCACCGCGCTGCTCACCGTCGAGGGCGAACGCGACGACATCTGCGCCATTGGCCAGACCGTCGCGGCGCAGGAGCTCTGCACCAGCGTGCGGCCCTACCTGAAGGTGCATCACCTGCAGGCCGGCGTCGGCCACTACGGCGTGTTCAGCGGCAGCAAGTGGAACACCCAGATCTACCCGCGCGTGCGCGAGATGATCCATACGGCGGCCGAACTGCACTAG
- the add gene encoding adenosine deaminase, with protein MTPAPLDAFLHAMPKMELHCHLFGTVRHATFAALNRRAGSPLAEQEVEDFYTRGEKPVGVLRVLRALDAQLLRTPDDLYRLTREYLEDAAAHHVRYSEFFWNPTGTVHVSGLAYVDAQAAIVRAIRDAERDFGITGRLIAAIDREATPEAAVEMVEWVTANRLEEVIGIGIDYREVDRPPELFLQAYRDARRAGLKTTAHAGEFGMPWTNVRTALDLLQVDRIDHGYTVVDQPEFARECADRGVLFTVVPTNSYYLRTLPPERWAMDHPIRRMPGLGLHIHPNTDDPTLHKVTPTQAWARMVRDFGFGLDDLRSFMHNGLDGAWIDDGTRRAWRAQWSQEFDALRAQLPPDAIFSGN; from the coding sequence ATGACGCCTGCACCACTCGACGCCTTCCTGCACGCGATGCCGAAGATGGAGCTGCACTGCCACCTGTTCGGCACCGTGCGCCACGCCACCTTCGCCGCGCTCAATCGCCGTGCCGGGTCGCCGCTGGCCGAACAGGAGGTGGAGGACTTCTACACGCGCGGCGAGAAGCCCGTCGGCGTGCTGCGCGTTCTGCGCGCGCTCGACGCCCAGTTGCTGCGCACGCCGGACGACCTGTACCGGCTGACGCGCGAATACCTCGAAGACGCCGCCGCCCACCATGTGCGCTACAGCGAGTTCTTCTGGAACCCGACGGGCACGGTGCATGTTTCCGGTCTTGCCTACGTGGACGCACAAGCGGCGATCGTGCGGGCCATCCGCGACGCGGAGCGTGACTTCGGCATCACCGGCCGCCTGATCGCGGCGATCGACCGGGAGGCCACGCCCGAAGCCGCCGTCGAGATGGTGGAATGGGTCACGGCGAACCGCCTCGAGGAGGTGATAGGCATCGGCATCGACTACCGCGAGGTCGACCGCCCCCCGGAGCTCTTCCTGCAGGCCTACCGCGACGCACGCCGCGCCGGCCTGAAGACCACCGCCCATGCGGGCGAGTTCGGCATGCCGTGGACCAACGTGCGCACCGCGCTCGACCTGTTGCAGGTGGACCGCATCGACCACGGCTACACGGTGGTCGACCAGCCCGAATTCGCGCGCGAATGCGCGGACCGCGGCGTGCTCTTCACAGTGGTGCCGACCAACTCCTACTACCTGCGCACGCTGCCGCCCGAGCGCTGGGCCATGGACCATCCGATCCGCCGCATGCCCGGCCTGGGCCTGCACATCCATCCCAACACCGACGATCCCACGCTGCACAAGGTCACGCCCACCCAGGCCTGGGCCAGGATGGTGCGGGACTTCGGCTTCGGCCTCGACGACCTGCGCAGCTTCATGCACAACGGGCTCGACGGCGCCTGGATCGACGACGGCACGCGCCGTGCATGGCGCGCGCAGTGGAGCCAGGAGTTCGACGCGCTGCGCGCGCAACTGCCCCCCGACGCCATCTTCTCCGGAAACTGA